The stretch of DNA TCatgagctcaaagcattatgggtagaatctATTCTGATTCATCAACACAGTTTCACTGATCCATAATCAACATAAAACCCAGGATAGagcggttgagtgaatgtggtctggactgtgtggatgaggctcattgtgtctccagagacgctgtagaaggacagagttcctgcactgtgatccacatacactcctattctTCTGCTGGTGGACTTTACAGTGAGTTTCGTCTCTATGTAATTGTGCCAGAATGAGTAATTGGAGGAAGAGCAGATCAAACTCCAAGACTGATAATTACACCCAAACAAACACTCTTTACGCTCACCCTTCCTcctgatgctcttatatgacactgatatacACACACATCCACTCCTctcaatctcccagtaacagcgtccacacacactctctctacacaacacctgagGCCACtgatcaaatctgtctggatgatcaggatatgACTGTGCTGCTTCAGTGTAAGTAATCACTCTGTTCTCTGACAGACGGAGGCGTTTATTcactgtgttcagatccaggttgagctgatgggaatctgatgaagataaaacacatcacaatcagGAATTTTgaatctggggccgtattcacaaaacattttatcttaccactaagagttctcctaaatagcagtaaaagttcttagctaagagttttctcttaaaacctattgacaaagctgctgagaccaacttttactaaggaatagactgaagtcttaagctaagagtaagggcggagttgacctcgttgctatggagtaaacacacagtgattggctgatgggggaagAGTCAgagatttaatcatagaaatattgtagaatctggtgtcatgtttccatattaaaataaaggttttaaaatacaaatgccctattcaaataaatattttttaataaaaaatgttgccatagtcaaaataaaatgttgccatattgttgccataaaggttttaaaatgtaggctaagtgtcactaattaaactagtatatacagttgattgtccacctcttggatgtgttcatctcaagagaatgcagaTTTCAAGTGACAAATTAAGTTTTGGAGGAACACATTCAAACGGTCTTTCTAATCAGCTCGAGAAgaggaatatatacacagacgagAGCCGGCTCGCCTATAGTTACTTTGAcggttttctgcatccctccgccAACCCGCTCCTCACTCGGCTGGGGATACGGAGATAActttgggtttgggctaaattccaagctcAGGGCCCTTgatccccttggacagcacaccaaatacgcttattatatatatttatatataagtgtgaactcatgaaaaccactagcacaggtaatcagacaatatttatttatttgtttgttaaagatttatttttggtgtCTCGttgtagattcaaatctataaatcaaaatgtgttgcatttatgaagaaaaggttcagcacccaaggctctatcactattgcctcaatggtgtacagtgtctttgggtggattaggactgtttgtgatttggtcttaatGACTTAGGAGTCCTTTTGACTACTCCAaacatttcacagatttaggagctagttttagcgctaaaatgctttatgaaatactcttagagcaaaaatgtaggactcctaaaattaggactgacacgcccattatttttaagagtttctcctaaatcggcaagttaggagctacttttagccttaagatgtttggtgaatacggcccctgaacttttaatgtttctgaactCTTCATGTTCAATATATCATCAGTGTCTCAGTACAGTTTACCAGATATcctgtgaaaatcatcatttacatcAGTGTTTTTTGGGCCGGTCTAATCAGTCTTCCCTGAATATTAATGTTGGTTAATATTCTGTGTTTATCATAATTTAAAGGCCTATTATTATATTTAGAGACTTGTTACAAAATCCTGTTTAGGATAAATCCATAGTGGAAGTATTCAGTTTCTTACTTTCCTGAAACTCTTCAAGAGCTTTTTTTCACCTTTGATTTTACTTCTAATATTGTCTGTTTAATATCTAatattgaatgtttttaaatggCTTTCAGtgaaaaataatcatatttattcATTAGTTTTAGAAGATTTCCTGTTGAAGAATATATTGAATGCCCAGTTTAGTGCTGTCCTGATTTACATCTTTGTTAAAGTCACAAGTTCATTCAATTTCaaatctttttatttcataCTTCCAGTGCCAGTATACACTTCTCTATTTATACCTTTAGTGTTCCTTGCGTACCAGCACTTCCAACATGTGTTATATTGTGTCTGAATGCTAAACGCAGAAGTTGTTTTCACTGGAAGTTCAGCAGCTGCGCTACAGAAAGCTGACAGAAACACTGAAGTAAATAGTTGTTAATATGGAAATGATAACTGGCAGGTCAAGCTCTGATGTGAACGGCACATacaacccattataatcagtgattcTGTCTACACTGGACACTTTTGGACACAATTGATCTGGGCACTTAGAATATTGTTATAATGTTGCAGACTATTTTCTTTTGCAAGTAATTACAAGTTTCATCTTGTAAATCTTAGGCATTTATGCGCCTTAAAAAATGCCTCCCAAGAACACCGCGACACTCCTCCGATGTTCTCTGAACACCCCTTTGAGGAACATTAATTTACATGATCAACTATAAAActcttctgtcatgttttctttctCCTTCTACAGGAAGATCATGAACACACTCAAGAGTTTCTCTGCTTTTTTTCTTAGTGACTTACATTGTAGGAAGTCGTTCCTGGTTCTGGGAACAATGTTGGTGAAAGTGACTGTGGAAATCAACAGACATGAAGAGTGTGATTATCATGTCAAGAGAAAATGATCCTTGCATCTGTTCCTAAGACATTTCTAATATGATCTTCTACATGATATGAGATGATGGAGGATCATTTCTGAGAGCAGATGAATCTCCAGGACTTTACCTCTGTCAGAGATCTTCTTCAGCTCCTCTTTGCAGAAATCCTCCAGTTTGTCTCTCAGCTGAAGGACAGATTCTCTCTCacaggagagagaactgaagggATCGTCATTTACGTCTGTAGATTCAGGAGGAGCTGAGAGAGACTGGAAActctacagaaaacagaaatccAAGAAGTCCACCATATTAACAGCACTTAACAAGAGACACTGCCTGTAAGTAAATTAattactgattattattattattattattgatttatgCTATTATGTATGTTTATGAAGGTTTACAGGTAGAAATAATCGTTATCATAATACATTATTGTGAAATTCATAGTTCTGttcatattataaaatatttgttctgCTTAAGGTCTCATTAAGCATTTATCTCTCAGTATATAGTTTGTATATTGTGTAAACATTTTGCATGATTATTTCAAGTTGAATAATAATTGGACTCaacatttttcatgtttatttaatctttttattttattgttttacacATTTGACTCAGTAAATCATCTGCAACAACGCCTTCCTTATGTCAAGACTTGTTATTGAGTAATGTTTAGCTTGCTGGGTACGAAGCCAGTACAAAGTTCATAcctgtttctctgtcctctgtGCTGCAGCTGATACAGTGTCGTGGTTTTTATGTTCATCCATCGTACACAGCACACATATACACTTCTGATCAGTGCGGCAGAAAACCTCAAGGATCTTGTCGTGTTTCGGGCAGATcaaactctcatgttgttcaaggTGATTCTGACAGTAAGAGTTCAGAATCCTGAATCCTGTTTCCTGG from Chanodichthys erythropterus isolate Z2021 chromosome 8, ASM2448905v1, whole genome shotgun sequence encodes:
- the LOC137025225 gene encoding tripartite motif-containing protein 16-like — translated: MDEHKNHDTVSAAAQRTEKQSFQSLSAPPESTDVNDDPFSSLSCERESVLQLRDKLEDFCKEELKKISDRVTFTNIVPRTRNDFLQYSHQLNLDLNTVNKRLRLSENRVITYTEAAQSYPDHPDRFDQWPQVLCRESVCGRCYWEIERSGCVCISVSYKSIRRKGERKECLFGCNYQSWSLICSSSNYSFWHNYIETKLTVKSTSRRIGVYVDHSAGTLSFYSVSGDTMSLIHTVQTTFTQPLYPGFYVDYGSVKLC